The Sporomusa termitida genome has a window encoding:
- a CDS encoding MATE family efflux transporter, with product MQAAVSDKEQEKYFILNGNLWKVMTDLSWPAIIAMILYGLNTVISAVFVGHFVGETALAGVSVAYPLTQISIGIGSLVGVGAGAVLSIAIGRQNQTTQERLLGTVNYISVLVTAVYMVLGLAFSTQLVKMMGGAGEVLILGDIYFRITVIGAFFWIYGLAANMIVRAEGKMKAAAVMMGIGLLADVLANYLLVALLGLGVKGAAWATNVGMLVYTLLGWFYFGQGFASFRAKLFTFNWDKNTVKSIFSLGMSSFIMVVMSLVQGVVVFNALARYGTVLDIAFYGVVYRIFIFALTPIFGLMRALQPVAGINYGAGQYERVISAYKIFTVASLLLTLPFWLISMAAPAWALNLMLPDQAFTDTQLMYFRIYMVLLPLLSSIFMAMTFFPSIDKGKPAAMIGIARQLVFYIPVMLILPQVLGVAGIYIGSLAIDAVIVLWTAVMVKKEFLLLRTAGQATALST from the coding sequence ATGCAGGCAGCTGTGAGTGACAAAGAACAAGAGAAATATTTTATTTTAAACGGAAATCTGTGGAAGGTGATGACCGACTTGTCTTGGCCGGCAATTATCGCCATGATTCTTTATGGCTTGAACACTGTCATTTCGGCAGTTTTTGTCGGCCATTTCGTGGGTGAAACCGCGTTGGCGGGAGTTTCCGTAGCCTACCCGTTGACGCAGATCAGCATCGGGATAGGTTCCCTGGTTGGTGTTGGCGCCGGTGCCGTACTGAGCATTGCCATCGGCCGCCAGAACCAAACTACCCAGGAGCGCCTGCTGGGGACGGTCAACTATATTTCTGTGCTGGTAACGGCGGTATATATGGTACTAGGACTGGCATTTTCCACACAATTGGTGAAAATGATGGGGGGAGCCGGCGAAGTATTGATTCTGGGCGATATCTATTTCCGGATTACAGTGATTGGCGCTTTTTTCTGGATCTACGGGCTGGCGGCGAATATGATCGTCCGGGCCGAGGGCAAGATGAAGGCGGCGGCGGTGATGATGGGCATTGGCCTCTTAGCCGACGTGTTGGCGAACTACCTGCTAGTCGCGCTTCTCGGCCTGGGAGTAAAAGGGGCGGCCTGGGCAACCAATGTCGGCATGCTGGTATACACTCTGCTGGGCTGGTTTTATTTTGGCCAGGGTTTTGCGTCCTTCAGGGCCAAGTTATTTACCTTTAACTGGGATAAAAACACGGTTAAGTCCATATTCAGCCTGGGAATGTCTTCATTCATTATGGTCGTTATGAGCCTGGTGCAGGGGGTTGTTGTGTTTAACGCCCTGGCCCGTTATGGCACGGTGCTGGATATAGCCTTTTATGGCGTGGTTTACCGTATATTTATCTTTGCGTTGACTCCGATATTCGGCTTAATGCGGGCGCTGCAGCCGGTTGCCGGCATAAATTACGGCGCCGGGCAATATGAGCGGGTTATAAGCGCATATAAGATATTTACGGTTGCGTCCCTGCTGCTGACCCTGCCTTTCTGGCTTATTTCCATGGCGGCGCCGGCCTGGGCGCTGAACCTGATGCTACCTGACCAGGCCTTTACCGACACGCAGTTGATGTATTTCCGGATCTATATGGTGTTATTGCCCCTGCTGTCGTCTATCTTTATGGCGATGACTTTTTTTCCGTCCATTGATAAAGGGAAACCAGCGGCCATGATCGGGATTGCCCGGCAACTGGTTTTCTACATACCGGTCATGTTGATCCTGCCACAAGTGCTGGGTGTTGCCGGCATTTATATCGGCTCACTGGCCATCGACGCGGTGATTGTACTATGGACTGCCGTCATGGTGAAAAAAGAATTTTTGTTGCTCCGCACTGCCGGTCAAGCAACCGCTTTAAGTACATAA
- a CDS encoding non-ribosomal peptide synthetase: protein MNKPSYEDTTTVFILDYEAVKAQILDMLSAPVELDERRNLLELGLSSLQIMRLVNKWRKLGAAVTFAELISDPSLGAWWSLLNKHYSPSFVRQITSTEQRHIADMYAPFPLTDVQYAYWIGRRQDQYLGGVGCHGYLEVDGNAVNPERLAAAWGQLVRHHPMLRVRFLPDGQQQVLPAPAAKPITVHDLRECPEDELPQELLAIRRQLSHRLLAIEDGQVAEIQLSLLPQGRTRMHFDIDLLVADVQSFQIILRDLAAAYGRNERPQAPDNWNFAEYLRQEEQRQATDKAKAAEYWRKRLPAMPAGPALPLQVKPETLKNPVFRRREHLVAAPVWEALKKRAAANQVTPAMVLLTVYALVLERWSANSKFLINVPLFDRQAADEGIDNVVADFTNLLLLAVDCTGSESFLGQAQKVQQQFYQDIANIAYSGIKVQRDLTRLHPGEKTFAPIVFSCNLGVPLIEDEFRQAFGEISYMISQTPQVWLDCQLFDMDGGLLLIWDSIEELFPAELVEQMFNAYRQCLYRLAAAGNNWWEIPDTVPAWQHTNRQRTVAVPAIETCLHMPFFATAARQPQQVALIEGATKAETSYSRLAGYALQAAAALQAQGVKKGDTVAVTLPRGMEQIAAVFGVLAAGACYVPVGPQQPAVRRAIIHRKAGIRYVLTNEALAGGIAWPENTAVLTMEAAEHSSPLAEPVTNPAASSAYIIFTSGSTGEPKGVEITHAAAWNTIADINSRYGMTVSDRALAVSALDFDLSVYDIFGLLGTGGSLVLLTEDTRRDASFWLELITEYRLTVWNSVPVLLAMLLVEAESRRQQLLSLRVVMLSGDWIGLDIPARLQAVAANSRLVAMGGATEAAIWSNYYDVTLPLPAHWTSIPYGQPLTNQLYRVVDKKGRDCPDWVPGELWIGGAGIAKGYIGEPELTEQQFVTAGNMRWYRTGDCGRFWPDGNIEFLGRQDYQVKVRGHRIEPGEIEAAIKKHPGVDNAVVAAVGDLHGNKQLIGYVVPAAAQDAALFQAVETNAASRQERWDALLRIGKSLAAAGTKEDETEAAFDLFREYSEKLTIVYICRALQQAGAWCRAGESYTVADLLKHCDIQPRYRELIGQWLDSLAEEGLVIQKEAGLLTNTRDFPSDPAAVVNQEYPGLARYLEDLARFLRQFDSNSAAMLQGKVDPLELFFAEAHQAPDDFVQRLPGAEQRNNIARGLLAAAVDSRQTGKPVRILELGARGLQLTGSMLALLAAKQVEFSCTDTSAFFINKAKTQFKNYPFVEYRQLDINENPLHQGYEANSYDLIIAANSLHRARNIKNALHNTLALMAPGGIALILEMTDNSRLQQISTGFLENGFIHFEDERRFVRAPLFSVAQWQALLQAEDGAAMAVFPEAGERMSRYNQHVFLLQATRRAKAFTGAPIINFLRDILPEYMIPAVFIPLEQLPLTENGKIDKKALPLPATSKHEVPDKPFVAPRTPVELLLAEIWTEILRVEAISMTDHYFELGGDSLLATQLNAMVRQKCNVELSLETIFKKPVLAELVEHLQKLMADNEKADKAAAPIALQQIIPQPAETYLPFPLTDIQQSYWLGRSGVYSLGNVSAHCYFELDGQGLDLAKVNAAWQRLMNQHGMLRAVVLPDGQSQKIYEPVPAYSIKVYDLRTAADVDAELENIRESMAHQIFKTEQWPLFDIRASITGTGRVRLHISFDNIVLDGWSIFHLFREWKRLYDQPEALLFPPALSFRDYVMALEEIKKTAAYQRDLKYWQDRLPDLPSAPELPLAKNPDSLSVQRFSRLETRLRREEWQTIKKRAAEGGLSAAGILLTAYAEVLSAWSKRSRFTINLTRFNRLPLHPRVKELVGDFTSLTLLAVDTSTGKTFLERGKNLQQQLWQDLDHPYVSGVLVERELGRISGPRQAVTMPVVFTSGLGIEQDSETDTGQSYLGKITYGISQTPQVWLDHQVSEQAGELLLSWDALHDIFPEGLLADMFAAYCGLLKDLAGDAAAWSKPAASLINVPRLAARLAANSTGAPVSRETLISLFAGQVEKDGKRPALITATRTLTYAELAVRADLVARFLLAAGVQPGTLVAVVMDKGWEQIVAILGILKAGAAYLPLEASQPEERVQLLLRDGNVRVVLTQSAVAARSVWPEDMVRLDIDQMTVNGAGNGVYTSDVRPEDLAYVIYTSGSTGLPKGVMIEHQGAVNTILDINKRLDIGPGDRTIALSNLNFDLSVYDIFGMLAAGGAVVIPDAERVKEPAYWLELLAKEKITVWNTVPAFMQMLTEYASQAETPLAASIRVVLLSGDWIPLDLPDKIKRLFPEVRVIGLGGATEASIWSNMYSIETVDAGWKSIPYGKPLTNQRYYVLNEAMLDCPVWVPGNLYIGGNGLARGYWQDAEKTRAKFITHPHTGERLYYTGDLGRYWPDGTIEFLGREDLQVKISGYRIELGEIEFTVRQVEAVKDIVVGIGEESPGQPKLVGYVVLDENQETDFFKPRHAGGEKVFDPEIFSAVIKDKLPRYMVPERYVIMKALPLSANGKIDRKALAQLTPKQEPAASRPSRAPATAAQIKLAAVWGEVLNYQAPGLDDDFFEFGGDSLRAIQFVNLVKKRYGIELSLQTLFQQSKLALLAQTVEPATNSTNTEDFVEGKL, encoded by the coding sequence ATGAATAAACCGTCTTATGAAGATACAACAACTGTGTTTATTCTGGATTATGAAGCAGTGAAAGCGCAAATTTTGGACATGTTATCAGCACCTGTTGAATTGGATGAACGGCGCAATTTACTGGAGCTTGGTCTTAGTTCGCTGCAAATTATGCGGTTGGTGAACAAATGGCGTAAACTGGGGGCAGCCGTTACCTTTGCCGAATTGATTTCAGACCCCAGCTTGGGAGCGTGGTGGTCTTTATTAAACAAACACTATAGCCCGAGTTTCGTAAGACAGATTACTAGCACAGAACAGCGGCACATTGCCGATATGTATGCCCCGTTTCCTCTTACCGACGTGCAATATGCGTACTGGATTGGACGGCGCCAGGATCAATACCTTGGCGGGGTTGGCTGCCACGGTTATCTGGAAGTGGACGGAAACGCTGTTAACCCTGAACGACTGGCGGCGGCATGGGGACAGTTAGTGAGGCATCATCCGATGCTGCGGGTCCGGTTCTTGCCCGACGGACAGCAGCAGGTATTGCCGGCGCCGGCAGCCAAGCCGATAACAGTGCATGATCTGCGGGAATGCCCGGAGGATGAACTTCCCCAGGAATTACTGGCGATACGCCGGCAGCTGTCGCATCGCCTGCTGGCTATAGAAGACGGCCAGGTTGCGGAAATTCAGCTTAGTTTATTGCCGCAGGGGCGGACCCGCATGCATTTTGACATTGATTTACTGGTAGCCGACGTACAAAGCTTCCAAATCATATTGCGGGATCTGGCCGCCGCCTATGGGCGCAATGAGAGGCCCCAGGCCCCGGACAACTGGAATTTTGCCGAATATCTAAGGCAGGAAGAACAACGGCAGGCGACAGACAAAGCGAAAGCCGCCGAATACTGGCGTAAACGTTTGCCGGCAATGCCGGCGGGGCCGGCGTTACCCTTGCAGGTAAAGCCGGAAACCCTTAAAAACCCTGTGTTCAGGCGGAGAGAGCACTTGGTTGCGGCCCCGGTCTGGGAAGCGTTAAAAAAACGTGCTGCTGCCAATCAAGTGACTCCGGCCATGGTGCTTTTAACTGTCTATGCGCTTGTGCTGGAACGCTGGAGCGCCAACTCGAAGTTTTTGATTAATGTCCCGTTATTTGACCGGCAGGCTGCCGACGAAGGGATCGACAATGTTGTTGCCGATTTTACCAATTTACTGTTGCTGGCAGTGGATTGCACCGGCAGTGAATCCTTCCTGGGGCAAGCGCAAAAGGTGCAGCAACAGTTTTATCAGGATATAGCGAATATAGCGTATTCGGGGATAAAGGTCCAGCGTGATCTGACGCGGCTGCATCCCGGGGAGAAAACGTTTGCCCCCATTGTTTTCTCCTGTAATTTAGGTGTTCCCCTGATTGAGGATGAATTTCGCCAGGCTTTTGGTGAAATCAGCTATATGATTTCGCAAACACCCCAGGTATGGCTTGATTGTCAATTATTTGACATGGACGGGGGCTTGCTGCTGATTTGGGACAGTATTGAGGAATTATTCCCCGCTGAACTGGTGGAGCAGATGTTTAACGCCTACCGGCAGTGCCTTTACCGGTTGGCGGCGGCAGGGAACAACTGGTGGGAGATCCCTGACACCGTACCGGCTTGGCAGCATACTAACCGGCAAAGGACAGTTGCCGTACCGGCAATAGAAACCTGCCTGCATATGCCGTTTTTTGCGACTGCCGCCCGGCAGCCACAACAGGTGGCTCTGATCGAAGGGGCGACCAAAGCCGAAACCTCATACAGTCGCCTCGCCGGATATGCCCTGCAGGCAGCGGCCGCTTTGCAGGCGCAGGGGGTAAAGAAGGGCGATACCGTTGCCGTTACCCTGCCGCGGGGAATGGAGCAGATTGCGGCAGTATTCGGAGTATTGGCGGCAGGGGCCTGCTATGTGCCGGTGGGTCCGCAGCAACCGGCTGTACGCCGGGCAATCATCCACCGCAAAGCCGGCATACGCTATGTCCTCACCAACGAGGCTTTAGCCGGCGGTATTGCCTGGCCGGAGAATACGGCGGTACTTACCATGGAAGCGGCTGAACACAGCTCGCCGCTGGCGGAACCGGTCACAAATCCGGCGGCAAGCTCGGCCTATATCATATTTACTTCCGGCTCAACCGGCGAACCCAAAGGGGTTGAAATCACTCACGCGGCGGCCTGGAATACCATCGCCGACATCAACAGCCGCTATGGCATGACGGTCAGTGACCGGGCCCTGGCGGTTTCCGCCCTGGATTTTGACCTGTCGGTCTATGACATCTTCGGCCTGCTGGGGACAGGCGGTTCCCTGGTGCTGCTTACCGAGGATACCCGCCGGGATGCCTCTTTTTGGCTGGAGCTAATAACAGAATATCGGCTAACGGTCTGGAATTCCGTTCCCGTTCTGCTGGCCATGCTGCTGGTGGAAGCCGAAAGCCGCCGGCAACAGTTATTGTCCTTACGGGTGGTTATGCTTTCCGGCGACTGGATCGGCCTGGATATTCCCGCGAGACTGCAGGCGGTTGCCGCCAACTCCCGGCTTGTGGCCATGGGCGGCGCCACCGAGGCGGCTATCTGGTCCAACTATTATGATGTAACCTTGCCGTTGCCGGCCCACTGGACTTCGATTCCCTATGGCCAACCCTTAACCAATCAGTTGTACCGGGTAGTGGATAAAAAGGGACGGGATTGTCCGGACTGGGTGCCGGGAGAGCTCTGGATCGGCGGCGCGGGTATTGCCAAGGGCTATATTGGCGAGCCGGAACTGACGGAGCAGCAGTTTGTAACCGCCGGGAATATGCGCTGGTACCGTACCGGCGACTGCGGCCGATTCTGGCCGGACGGGAATATCGAATTTCTGGGACGGCAGGATTATCAGGTGAAAGTGCGGGGGCACCGTATTGAACCGGGGGAGATTGAAGCCGCTATCAAAAAGCATCCCGGCGTCGACAATGCCGTAGTTGCCGCAGTTGGCGATTTGCACGGGAACAAACAGCTGATCGGCTATGTGGTTCCGGCCGCTGCGCAAGACGCTGCGCTGTTCCAAGCGGTGGAAACGAATGCCGCAAGCAGGCAGGAACGCTGGGATGCACTATTGCGCATTGGCAAAAGCCTGGCCGCAGCCGGGACGAAAGAAGATGAAACCGAAGCAGCATTTGACCTTTTCCGTGAATATAGTGAAAAATTAACGATTGTCTATATATGCCGGGCTTTACAGCAGGCCGGAGCCTGGTGCCGGGCCGGCGAGAGCTATACTGTCGCCGATTTGCTGAAGCATTGTGATATTCAGCCGCGCTATCGGGAATTGATCGGGCAGTGGCTGGACAGTCTGGCGGAAGAGGGGCTTGTAATCCAAAAGGAAGCCGGCCTGCTGACGAACACCCGGGATTTTCCCAGCGACCCGGCCGCCGTTGTAAACCAAGAGTATCCGGGTCTTGCGCGCTATCTGGAGGACCTGGCACGGTTTCTCAGGCAGTTTGACAGCAACAGTGCGGCTATGCTGCAGGGAAAAGTGGATCCGCTGGAGCTTTTTTTCGCCGAGGCACATCAGGCGCCGGACGATTTCGTCCAAAGGCTGCCGGGAGCGGAACAGAGAAATAACATTGCCCGGGGGCTGCTGGCGGCAGCCGTTGACAGCCGCCAAACCGGCAAACCGGTCAGAATCCTGGAGCTTGGGGCAAGGGGGCTGCAACTGACCGGCAGCATGCTGGCTTTACTTGCGGCTAAACAGGTTGAGTTTTCCTGCACAGATACCTCGGCGTTTTTTATCAATAAAGCCAAAACACAGTTTAAGAACTATCCCTTTGTGGAGTACCGGCAGCTGGACATCAATGAAAATCCGCTGCACCAGGGCTATGAGGCCAACAGCTATGACCTTATTATCGCGGCCAATTCCCTGCATCGCGCCCGCAATATAAAAAATGCCTTGCATAATACATTGGCGCTTATGGCCCCGGGCGGAATAGCGCTGATTCTGGAAATGACGGACAATAGCCGTTTGCAGCAGATAAGCACAGGCTTTCTGGAAAATGGCTTTATTCATTTTGAAGATGAACGGCGTTTCGTGCGCGCGCCGCTGTTTTCCGTTGCGCAATGGCAGGCCCTGCTTCAAGCCGAAGACGGTGCGGCAATGGCTGTTTTTCCGGAAGCCGGTGAACGGATGAGCCGCTATAACCAGCACGTGTTTCTGCTGCAAGCTACCCGCCGGGCAAAAGCTTTTACAGGGGCGCCAATAATAAACTTTCTGCGGGACATTCTGCCTGAGTATATGATTCCGGCGGTATTTATCCCTTTGGAGCAATTGCCGCTTACCGAAAACGGCAAAATCGACAAAAAAGCATTACCTTTGCCAGCTACATCCAAGCACGAAGTTCCGGATAAACCGTTTGTTGCTCCCCGGACGCCGGTGGAATTGTTGCTTGCCGAAATTTGGACCGAAATTCTGCGTGTGGAAGCGATCAGCATGACCGATCATTATTTTGAATTGGGCGGCGATTCCTTGCTCGCAACGCAGTTGAATGCCATGGTCCGGCAAAAATGCAACGTGGAGTTGTCGTTGGAAACCATTTTTAAGAAACCGGTATTGGCCGAACTGGTCGAGCATTTGCAAAAATTAATGGCTGATAATGAGAAAGCGGACAAAGCGGCGGCCCCTATAGCGTTGCAGCAAATCATTCCCCAGCCGGCAGAAACCTATCTGCCCTTTCCGCTAACCGATATTCAGCAATCCTACTGGCTGGGCCGCAGTGGTGTTTATTCTTTGGGTAATGTATCGGCCCATTGCTATTTTGAATTAGATGGGCAGGGCTTGGACCTGGCCAAAGTGAATGCGGCCTGGCAGCGCTTAATGAATCAGCATGGAATGCTGCGGGCGGTGGTTTTGCCTGACGGCCAGTCCCAAAAAATCTATGAACCGGTGCCGGCTTATTCAATAAAAGTTTATGATTTGCGGACAGCAGCCGATGTAGACGCCGAACTGGAAAATATCCGCGAAAGTATGGCCCATCAGATATTCAAAACAGAACAATGGCCGCTGTTCGACATCCGGGCATCTATAACCGGTACGGGGCGCGTTCGCCTGCATATCAGCTTTGACAATATCGTTCTTGATGGCTGGAGCATTTTTCACCTCTTTCGCGAGTGGAAACGGCTGTATGATCAGCCTGAGGCGCTGCTGTTCCCGCCGGCCTTGTCGTTTAGAGATTATGTTATGGCTTTGGAGGAAATCAAAAAAACAGCTGCATATCAGCGGGATCTGAAATACTGGCAGGATCGCCTGCCTGATTTGCCGTCGGCACCGGAACTGCCGCTGGCAAAAAATCCGGATTCGCTTTCCGTCCAGCGGTTTAGCCGTCTGGAAACAAGGCTTAGACGCGAAGAATGGCAAACCATTAAGAAAAGAGCCGCCGAGGGCGGGTTATCTGCCGCCGGTATTCTGCTCACTGCTTATGCGGAGGTTTTAAGCGCGTGGAGCAAACGCTCCCGCTTTACGATCAATTTAACAAGATTTAACCGGTTGCCGCTGCATCCCCGGGTGAAGGAGCTGGTTGGCGATTTCACTTCCTTGACATTATTGGCGGTAGATACCTCAACCGGCAAAACTTTTCTTGAACGGGGCAAAAATTTACAGCAGCAGCTTTGGCAGGATTTGGATCATCCTTATGTCAGCGGCGTTTTAGTGGAACGTGAGCTGGGGCGGATTTCCGGCCCGCGCCAGGCAGTCACCATGCCGGTGGTATTTACCAGTGGCCTGGGCATTGAGCAGGACAGTGAAACCGATACCGGTCAAAGTTATCTGGGAAAAATCACTTACGGAATTTCGCAGACGCCGCAGGTATGGCTGGACCATCAGGTTTCCGAACAGGCGGGAGAATTGCTGCTATCCTGGGATGCGCTGCATGATATTTTCCCGGAAGGATTGCTGGCAGATATGTTTGCGGCCTATTGCGGGCTGCTTAAAGATTTAGCCGGGGATGCGGCAGCATGGTCAAAACCGGCTGCCAGTCTGATCAATGTACCACGGCTGGCGGCAAGGCTGGCAGCCAACAGCACCGGTGCGCCGGTTTCGCGGGAGACACTGATTAGTTTATTTGCCGGTCAGGTGGAAAAAGACGGCAAGAGACCGGCACTAATAACCGCAACACGTACTTTAACCTATGCGGAACTGGCGGTCAGGGCAGACCTCGTAGCCCGGTTCCTGCTGGCAGCCGGAGTGCAGCCCGGCACTCTGGTTGCCGTGGTGATGGACAAAGGCTGGGAGCAAATTGTGGCAATACTGGGAATTCTTAAGGCGGGAGCTGCCTATTTGCCACTGGAGGCCAGTCAGCCGGAGGAGAGAGTGCAGTTACTATTACGGGACGGTAATGTCAGGGTGGTGCTTACCCAGTCGGCTGTGGCTGCAAGGAGCGTCTGGCCGGAAGATATGGTTCGGTTAGACATTGACCAAATGACGGTGAACGGGGCGGGAAACGGCGTATATACCAGTGATGTCCGGCCGGAGGATCTGGCCTACGTAATTTACACCTCCGGTTCCACCGGTTTGCCGAAAGGAGTGATGATTGAACACCAGGGAGCGGTGAATACCATCTTAGATATTAATAAGCGGTTGGACATTGGTCCCGGCGACAGGACCATAGCCCTCTCCAATCTGAATTTTGACCTTTCCGTATATGATATTTTCGGCATGCTGGCTGCCGGTGGCGCTGTTGTTATTCCCGACGCCGAACGCGTCAAAGAGCCGGCCTACTGGCTCGAACTCCTGGCAAAAGAAAAGATAACCGTCTGGAACACAGTCCCGGCCTTTATGCAAATGCTGACAGAATATGCCTCCCAGGCCGAAACACCGCTGGCGGCTTCCATAAGGGTGGTGCTTTTAAGCGGGGACTGGATTCCCCTGGACCTGCCTGACAAAATCAAAAGGCTTTTTCCCGAAGTCCGGGTAATTGGCTTGGGCGGTGCCACCGAAGCCTCCATCTGGTCCAATATGTATAGCATTGAGACCGTTGATGCAGGCTGGAAAAGCATTCCCTACGGCAAACCGCTGACGAATCAGCGCTATTATGTGCTAAATGAGGCAATGCTGGACTGTCCGGTTTGGGTGCCGGGAAATCTCTATATCGGCGGGAACGGCCTGGCCAGGGGCTACTGGCAGGATGCTGAAAAAACGCGGGCAAAGTTTATTACCCATCCGCACACCGGCGAACGTCTGTATTACACCGGCGACCTGGGGCGCTACTGGCCGGACGGTACGATTGAATTTCTGGGAAGAGAAGATTTACAGGTAAAAATCAGCGGCTATCGCATTGAACTGGGAGAAATCGAATTTACTGTCAGGCAGGTTGAAGCAGTAAAGGATATTGTGGTGGGAATAGGGGAGGAATCTCCCGGACAACCGAAGCTGGTTGGCTACGTGGTGTTGGATGAAAATCAGGAAACCGATTTTTTCAAACCCCGGCATGCGGGCGGTGAGAAGGTATTTGATCCGGAAATTTTCTCGGCAGTGATCAAAGACAAGCTTCCACGCTATATGGTACCGGAACGCTATGTGATAATGAAGGCATTGCCCCTGTCCGCCAATGGCAAGATTGACCGCAAGGCCCTGGCCCAATTGACTCCTAAACAGGAACCGGCAGCAAGTAGGCCGAGCAGGGCCCCGGCCACCGCTGCCCAGATAAAACTTGCCGCGGTATGGGGAGAAGTTCTTAACTATCAAGCTCCGGGTCTTGACGACGATTTCTTTGAATTTGGCGGGGATTCACTACGGGCCATCCAGTTTGTCAATCTTGTAAAAAAACGGTATGGTATTGAATTGTCGCTGCAAACACTTTTCCAACAATCCAAGCTGGCTTTATTGGCGCAGACTGTTGAACCCGCAACAAACTCAACAAATACAGAGGATTTTGTTGAAGGCAAACTTTGA
- the aroF gene encoding 3-deoxy-7-phosphoheptulonate synthase, producing the protein MEAGLQYQLFQGDTAPANGVNDQKQSVAGGIAVDGFPGVKKSNHVRESCKLVSREFQQEDTVVDVQGVKIGGLHLGIMAGPCAVESQEQLLEAARAVKRAGAQFLRGGAYKPRSSPYSFQGLEEKGLNMLAKAREQTGLKIVTEVMDAAAVDIVSQYADVLQIGTRNMQNFHLLKTVGKTDKPVLLKRGLAATISEWLDAAEYIMCEGNYNVILCERGIRTFETYTRNTLDLGAVVAVKRLSHLPVIVDPSHGTGRWKMVRPMACAAIAAGADGLIIEVHPNPDVALCDGKQSLTPANFSLLMTEVGAIAAIRGKTILYREK; encoded by the coding sequence ATGGAAGCCGGCTTGCAATATCAGTTGTTCCAGGGAGACACAGCGCCGGCTAACGGTGTGAACGACCAAAAGCAGTCCGTTGCCGGCGGCATAGCAGTTGATGGTTTTCCGGGAGTTAAAAAGTCAAATCATGTAAGGGAAAGCTGCAAACTTGTCAGCCGGGAATTCCAACAGGAAGACACAGTAGTTGATGTGCAGGGAGTAAAAATAGGCGGGCTGCATTTAGGCATCATGGCCGGTCCCTGTGCGGTGGAAAGCCAGGAGCAACTGCTGGAAGCCGCCAGAGCGGTTAAAAGAGCCGGCGCGCAGTTCTTGCGGGGTGGAGCCTACAAACCCCGTAGCTCGCCCTACTCTTTTCAAGGCTTGGAAGAAAAAGGATTGAATATGCTGGCAAAGGCCAGAGAGCAAACCGGTTTAAAAATTGTGACGGAAGTTATGGATGCCGCGGCAGTTGACATTGTCAGTCAATATGCTGATGTATTGCAAATCGGCACAAGAAATATGCAAAACTTCCATTTGCTTAAAACTGTCGGCAAGACCGATAAACCCGTGCTGCTTAAGCGCGGCCTGGCGGCTACCATCAGTGAATGGCTGGATGCGGCGGAATACATTATGTGCGAAGGCAACTATAATGTTATCCTCTGTGAACGCGGCATCCGTACTTTTGAGACTTATACCCGCAATACGCTGGATCTGGGGGCCGTCGTTGCTGTAAAGAGATTAAGCCATTTACCAGTCATTGTCGACCCCAGTCATGGCACCGGACGCTGGAAGATGGTAAGACCTATGGCCTGCGCGGCAATTGCAGCCGGTGCCGACGGGTTGATTATTGAAGTGCATCCGAATCCGGATGTGGCTTTGTGCGACGGCAAACAATCCCTGACGCCGGCAAACTTTTCCCTGCTAATGACAGAGGTCGGGGCTATTGCCGCAATCAGAGGCAAAACTATCCTGTATAGAGAAAAATAA
- the epsC gene encoding serine O-acetyltransferase EpsC, giving the protein MIALLEDIRAIYRHDPACRNIEFLLYPSLHVITVHRYVIHPLYRIGIPFLPRLFSQLMRFFTGIEIHPGAKIGPGFFCDHGSGVVIGETVEIGYNCTLFHGVTLGGTGKEQRKRHPTIGDDVYIGHGTTILGPVTIGSRSKIGAQTVIVNRDVPPDCTVIGSTPRIVKMEGRKVNISLPVAGYRQMEQEREKMTELTAWAKQG; this is encoded by the coding sequence ATGATTGCACTGCTGGAAGACATCCGGGCTATCTACAGGCATGATCCTGCCTGCAGGAACATCGAGTTTCTGCTTTATCCATCCCTGCACGTTATTACGGTTCACCGGTATGTGATTCATCCGCTTTACCGCATAGGGATACCCTTTTTACCACGTCTGTTTTCTCAGTTGATGCGCTTTTTCACCGGGATTGAAATTCATCCGGGAGCAAAAATCGGACCAGGATTCTTTTGTGACCATGGCAGCGGGGTGGTTATCGGCGAAACTGTGGAAATTGGTTATAATTGTACCCTGTTTCATGGCGTTACCCTGGGGGGAACCGGCAAGGAGCAAAGAAAACGGCATCCCACTATTGGCGACGATGTGTATATTGGCCATGGCACCACTATCCTTGGTCCGGTCACTATTGGCAGCAGAAGTAAGATTGGTGCGCAAACGGTCATCGTCAACCGGGATGTTCCGCCAGACTGCACCGTGATCGGTTCGACACCCAGAATTGTAAAAATGGAAGGCAGGAAAGTAAATATTTCCCTGCCTGTGGCCGGCTACCGGCAAATGGAGCAGGAACGGGAAAAAATGACGGAACTGACTGCCTGGGCAAAGCAGGGATGA